The proteins below are encoded in one region of Sminthopsis crassicaudata isolate SCR6 chromosome 1, ASM4859323v1, whole genome shotgun sequence:
- the SIRT5 gene encoding NAD-dependent protein deacylase sirtuin-5, mitochondrial isoform X1: MSLFHFATRHLILQVLRELGLKHPPAHKTLKICVAMSRPISNMADFRKFFAKAKHIAIITGAGVSAESGVPTFRGPDGFWRKWKAEDLATPEAFMRNPSLVWEFYHYRRELMLKKHPNSAHVAIAECEARLTGQGRRVVVITQNIDELHYRAGTKNLLELHGSLFKTRCLSCGNVAENYKSPICPALDGKGAPEPDVPEAQIPVEKLPRCEEKDCIGPLRPHVVWFGENLDPSILDKVNRELALCDLCLVVGTSSLVYPAAIFAPHVSARGVPVAEFNTTTTPVTQNFRFHFSGPCGTTIPEALACHESEKD, encoded by the exons ATGAGTCTGTTCCATTTTGCAACTAGACACCTGATTCTTCAAGTGCTTCGTGAATTGGGATTGAAGCATCCTCCTGCCCATAAAACCTTAAAGATTTGTGTAGCAATGTCTCGTCCAATTTCAA ATATGGCAGATTTTCGGAAATTTTTTGCCAAGGCAAAGCATATAGCCATTATTACAGGGGCTGGAGTCAGTGCTGAAAGTGGTGTGCCAACATTCAGAGGACCCGATGGTTTCTGGAGAAAATGGAAAGCTGAG GATCTAGCCACCCCTGAGGCTTTTATGCGGAATCCTTCTCTAGTGTGGGAGTTCTACCACTATCGTAGAGAATTGATGCTGAAGAAGCATCCCAACTCAGCCCATGTGGCCATTGCAGAATGTGAAGCCCGGCTAACTGGTCAAGGAAGGCGTGTGGTGGTCATCACTCAGAACATTGATGAGCTTCATTACCGAGCAGGCACTAAGAACCTCTTAGAGCTTCATG GCAGTTTATTTAAAACTCGATGCCTCAGTTGTGGAAATGTAGCAGAGAATTACAAGAGTCCAATCTGTCCAGCTTTAGATGGAAAAGG TGCCCCAGAACCTGATGTTCCAGAGGCCCAAATCCCAGTTGAAAAGCTTCCTAG ATGTGAAGAAAAAGATTGCATTGGCCCCCTTCGGCCCCATGTGGTATGGTTTGGAGAAAATCTGGACCCTAGCATTCTTGACAAGGTCAACAGAGAGCTTGCTCTCTGTGACTTATGTTTAGTG GTGGGAACTTCCTCTCTGGTTTATCCTGCAGCTATATTCGCGCCACATGTATCAGCTAGGGGAGTACCAGTGGCCGAATTTAACACGACAACTACCCCTGTTACACAAAACTTCAG GTTTCACTTCTCAGGGCCCTGTGGCACCACTATCCCTGAAGCACTTGCCTGCCATGAATCTGAAAAAGATTAA
- the SIRT5 gene encoding NAD-dependent protein deacylase sirtuin-5, mitochondrial isoform X3: MSLFHFATRHLILQVLRELGLKHPPAHKTLKICVAMSRPISNMADFRKFFAKAKHIAIITGAGVSAESGVPTFRGPDGFWRKWKAEDLATPEAFMRNPSLVWEFYHYRRELMLKKHPNSAHVAIAECEARLTGQGRRVVVITQNIDELHYRAGTKNLLELHGSLFKTRCLSCGNVAENYKSPICPALDGKGAPEPDVPEAQIPVEKLPRCEEKDCIGPLRPHVVWFGENLDPSILDKVNRELALCDLCLVVGTSSLVYPAAIFAPHVSARGVPVAEFNTTTTPVTQNFR; the protein is encoded by the exons ATGAGTCTGTTCCATTTTGCAACTAGACACCTGATTCTTCAAGTGCTTCGTGAATTGGGATTGAAGCATCCTCCTGCCCATAAAACCTTAAAGATTTGTGTAGCAATGTCTCGTCCAATTTCAA ATATGGCAGATTTTCGGAAATTTTTTGCCAAGGCAAAGCATATAGCCATTATTACAGGGGCTGGAGTCAGTGCTGAAAGTGGTGTGCCAACATTCAGAGGACCCGATGGTTTCTGGAGAAAATGGAAAGCTGAG GATCTAGCCACCCCTGAGGCTTTTATGCGGAATCCTTCTCTAGTGTGGGAGTTCTACCACTATCGTAGAGAATTGATGCTGAAGAAGCATCCCAACTCAGCCCATGTGGCCATTGCAGAATGTGAAGCCCGGCTAACTGGTCAAGGAAGGCGTGTGGTGGTCATCACTCAGAACATTGATGAGCTTCATTACCGAGCAGGCACTAAGAACCTCTTAGAGCTTCATG GCAGTTTATTTAAAACTCGATGCCTCAGTTGTGGAAATGTAGCAGAGAATTACAAGAGTCCAATCTGTCCAGCTTTAGATGGAAAAGG TGCCCCAGAACCTGATGTTCCAGAGGCCCAAATCCCAGTTGAAAAGCTTCCTAG ATGTGAAGAAAAAGATTGCATTGGCCCCCTTCGGCCCCATGTGGTATGGTTTGGAGAAAATCTGGACCCTAGCATTCTTGACAAGGTCAACAGAGAGCTTGCTCTCTGTGACTTATGTTTAGTG GTGGGAACTTCCTCTCTGGTTTATCCTGCAGCTATATTCGCGCCACATGTATCAGCTAGGGGAGTACCAGTGGCCGAATTTAACACGACAACTACCCCTGTTACACAAAACTTCAGGTAA
- the SIRT5 gene encoding NAD-dependent protein deacylase sirtuin-5, mitochondrial isoform X2 yields the protein MSRPISNMADFRKFFAKAKHIAIITGAGVSAESGVPTFRGPDGFWRKWKAEDLATPEAFMRNPSLVWEFYHYRRELMLKKHPNSAHVAIAECEARLTGQGRRVVVITQNIDELHYRAGTKNLLELHGSLFKTRCLSCGNVAENYKSPICPALDGKGAPEPDVPEAQIPVEKLPRCEEKDCIGPLRPHVVWFGENLDPSILDKVNRELALCDLCLVVGTSSLVYPAAIFAPHVSARGVPVAEFNTTTTPVTQNFRFHFSGPCGTTIPEALACHESEKD from the exons ATGTCTCGTCCAATTTCAA ATATGGCAGATTTTCGGAAATTTTTTGCCAAGGCAAAGCATATAGCCATTATTACAGGGGCTGGAGTCAGTGCTGAAAGTGGTGTGCCAACATTCAGAGGACCCGATGGTTTCTGGAGAAAATGGAAAGCTGAG GATCTAGCCACCCCTGAGGCTTTTATGCGGAATCCTTCTCTAGTGTGGGAGTTCTACCACTATCGTAGAGAATTGATGCTGAAGAAGCATCCCAACTCAGCCCATGTGGCCATTGCAGAATGTGAAGCCCGGCTAACTGGTCAAGGAAGGCGTGTGGTGGTCATCACTCAGAACATTGATGAGCTTCATTACCGAGCAGGCACTAAGAACCTCTTAGAGCTTCATG GCAGTTTATTTAAAACTCGATGCCTCAGTTGTGGAAATGTAGCAGAGAATTACAAGAGTCCAATCTGTCCAGCTTTAGATGGAAAAGG TGCCCCAGAACCTGATGTTCCAGAGGCCCAAATCCCAGTTGAAAAGCTTCCTAG ATGTGAAGAAAAAGATTGCATTGGCCCCCTTCGGCCCCATGTGGTATGGTTTGGAGAAAATCTGGACCCTAGCATTCTTGACAAGGTCAACAGAGAGCTTGCTCTCTGTGACTTATGTTTAGTG GTGGGAACTTCCTCTCTGGTTTATCCTGCAGCTATATTCGCGCCACATGTATCAGCTAGGGGAGTACCAGTGGCCGAATTTAACACGACAACTACCCCTGTTACACAAAACTTCAG GTTTCACTTCTCAGGGCCCTGTGGCACCACTATCCCTGAAGCACTTGCCTGCCATGAATCTGAAAAAGATTAA
- the NOL7 gene encoding U3 small nucleolar RNA-associated protein NOL7 has protein sequence MVNLRPRGPRRVLPIGPVVDQEDEREESDSEEEEADLEFPDGGPTMETVEEEEEEDEDENEAPEELTFASAQAEAKKDERRLRDALLRDKQLLKEKRKRREELFAEQKKRKLLPATLLEELTAAPQTIIKESLPRLGKGNTESENQEKKEEKMFRTRVKKRYVACRLKDQDLIDLRQQAAKGFIQKYLYGRGSNRTTVNQFLSLDNKRLPVKKPAVQFVNNNWGAERKQSAKKFKKQWMHKKKLASRRPNIT, from the exons ATGGTTAACCTACGGCCGCGGGGACCTCGCCGCGTGTTGCCAATCGGGCCGGTGGTGGACCAAGAGGACGAAAGAGAAGAGTCAGACTCAGAAGAGGAGGAGGCGGACTTGGAGTTCCCCGATGGCGGCCCCACAATGGAGacagtggaggaggaggaggaggaagatgaagatgaaaatgaagCCCCCGAAGAGTTGACGTTTGCCAGCGCCCAAGCGGAGGCCAAGAAAGACGAGCGGCGCCTGCGGGACGCTCTGCTCAG GGACAAGCAGCTtctgaaggagaagaggaagcGACGGGAAGAGCTGTTCGCAGAGCAAAAG aaaagaaaactacttCCTGCCACTCTTCTAGAAGAATTAACTGCAGCTCCCCAGACTAT aATAAAGGAGTCATTACCCAGATTGGGAAAAG GCAATACAGAAagtgagaaccaggagaaaaaagaagaaaaaatgtttcgTACACG TGTAAAGAAGAGGTACGTGGCTTGTAGACTAAAGGACCAAGATCTAATAGACTTAAGACAGCAAGCAGCCAAAGGTTTCATACAGAAGTATTTATATGGTCGAGGGAGCAACAGAACTACTG taaacCAATTTCTTTCCCTTGACAACAAGAGATTGCCAGTTAAAAAACCTGCAGTCCAGTTTGTGAATAATAATTGGG gagCAGAGAGAAAACAAAGTGCTAAGAAGTTCAAAAAACAATGGATGCATAAAAAGAAGCTGGCTTCCAGAAGACCAAATATCACATAA